The Stigmatella aurantiaca DW4/3-1 genome contains the following window.
CCCTGGTAGGGGCCCACCCGCAGCAGCTTGCCGGGCTGGACCACCCGGTAGAACCCCGTCCACAGGTGGCCAAAGCCGTGGTGCAGCAGGCAGCTCATCGTCGACATCGCGGTGATCTCGTCGTCGATGCCTTCCAGCACGGCCTCGACGTGCTGCTTCAGCTGCACATACGCCGCTGCCTTCGGTGTTCCTCGCAGATCCAGGGTAACTTCTGCCATGTGAGAATTCCTCGGGGATTGGGAATCCAATAGCGCCAGGGCGCCGGGGCCGCCCTTTTATCCGGAAATCTTCCGGAGAACAGGGGGTTGGACGCTGCGCGCATCAACCCATGGCCGGGGCTGTCGCGGAATCCTGGGCTGTAGGGGCAGGCTTCTTCATCAGCCCGTAGCGATGCCCCGCCGAGTCGAGGATGCGGCCGATGAGTTGGGTATAGGAGAGCCCCTTTTCCCGGGCCGCGAGCGCCAGCTCGCCCTTGTCCTCCAGGTAAGGATTGGGGTTCACCTCGAGGATGTACGGATCGTCTTGCTCCGAGATACGCAGATCGATCCGGGCGTAGTCCTGCAGCTTGAGCGCCCGGTACGCCAGCAGCGCGGCCCGCTCCACGCGCTGGCGCAACACCGGAGAGATGTCCCGGGCGATGACGAGCTTGGGCGAGCCCTCCGTCTCGGGGCCGAATTTGACCTCCCGGTCAGAGATGGTCGGCTTGTCTTTGTCCCAGTTGCCGAAGTCCAGCTCCACGATGGGGAGGATCTCCGGCAACTCCTTGGTGCCGATGATGCCGACGTACACCTCGCGCCCTTGGATGAACTCCTCCGCGAGCGCCTCGTCCCGCAGCTCCTTGCGGATCTCCCGCACCCGGTCCGTGAGCTGCTCCCAGCTGTTCACCAACGACTTGCCGCCGATGCCGATGGAGGCGTCGCTCCGGGCGGGCTTCACGATGAGCGGGAACGCCAGGTCCCCGTTGGTCTCCACCGTGCTGCCATCGAACGTGGCGAAGTCGGGCGTGGGGATCTCGTGGTACTCGAGGAGCTGCTTGGTGAGGATCTTGTCCTGTGCCAGCAGCAACCCCGCGGTCCCCGAGCCGGTGAACTTCACGCGCGCCATCTCCATCAGCGCCGCGACATTCACCTCCAGGCGGTAGTCCTCCGCGAACGTCTC
Protein-coding sequences here:
- a CDS encoding D-alanine--D-alanine ligase family protein; protein product: MPLPPSKIAILHYQLDGDPVDPVVLQVGESLRKLGHQPSFIAVSDRVFDILQEIERSGCDLVFNLCETFAEDYRLEVNVAALMEMARVKFTGSGTAGLLLAQDKILTKQLLEYHEIPTPDFATFDGSTVETNGDLAFPLIVKPARSDASIGIGGKSLVNSWEQLTDRVREIRKELRDEALAEEFIQGREVYVGIIGTKELPEILPIVELDFGNWDKDKPTISDREVKFGPETEGSPKLVIARDISPVLRQRVERAALLAYRALKLQDYARIDLRISEQDDPYILEVNPNPYLEDKGELALAAREKGLSYTQLIGRILDSAGHRYGLMKKPAPTAQDSATAPAMG